A window of the Salmo trutta chromosome 25, fSalTru1.1, whole genome shotgun sequence genome harbors these coding sequences:
- the LOC115162048 gene encoding leucine-rich repeat transmembrane protein FLRT2-like produces the protein MELHQSGHVWNKDWVSFLRPWIPILLGLHMQFSRASGSSCPEECRCDRTFVYCNERSLTSVPLGIGEGYKTLYLHNNQINNAGFPLEFHHVASVENVYLYGNQLDEFPINLPKNVRVLHLQENNIQTISRTALAQLLWLEELHLDDNSISTVGVEEGAFREAISLKMLFLTKNHLSSVPIGLPEDLKELRLDENRIAVIAEEAFRNVTRLERLLLDGNLLTDEGVAPGTFQDLVMLRELSLARNSLTYPPPLLPGDVLVKLNFQDNQMNEIPVTSFEGLRRLERLDISNNQLQSLTQGVFDGLVSLRQLTVRNNLWLCDCSINWVILWLKSLPTSLNVRGFMCQKPEMVRGMVIRELNTELIQCPHSTTTTPPPINLPPTSPGLTSRSPPSSTDSPSDMHSLSPPSKLPSSPTHHPPLFSSSPPRDREQRTNLPPLDPERENLQIKFTILNGSAIHVSWVASFPVTAYKVTWAKMGPSLSGDTVRDRMVGGEHRGIRLANLEPKSTYRICVIPLDAFNNYRPKDDTVCSEAVTKPVSYGPDNNKGPLWPEQATQQDPSSPFLLAGLIGGAVIVVLVLLLSIFCWHMHKKDRSSSTNWKYNKGRRKDDYGEAGTKKDNSILEMTETSFQIVSLNNEQLLKGDYRIQPMYTPNGGIGFRDFPVGNNSTVYCKNNVQADTDFCRA, from the coding sequence ATGGAGCTCCATCAGTCAGGGCATGTGTGGAATAAGGACTGGGTCTCTTTCCTCAGGCCATGGATACCCATACTGCTGGGCCTGCACATGCAGTTCTCCCGGGCGTCCGGGTCCAGCTGCCCAGAGGAGTGCCGCTGTGACAGGACCTTTGTTTACTGCAATGAGAGGAGCCTGACCTCGGTGCCTCTAGGGATCGGAGAGGGCTACAAGACCCTCTACCTCCACAACAACCAGATAAACAATGCCGGCTTCCCCTTGGAGTTTCACCACGTAGCCTCCGTGGAGAATGTCTATCTCTACGGCAACCAGCTTGACGAGTTCCCCATCAACCTGCCCAAGAATGTTCGGGTGCTGCACCTGCAGGAGAACAATATCCAGACCATCTCCCGGACCGCACTGGCCCAGCTGCTGTGGCTGGAGGAGCTACATCTGGACGATAACTCCATCTCCACGGTCGGGGTGGAAGAGGGGGCATTCAGAGAGGCCATCAGCCTCAAGATGCTCTTCCTTACAAAGAATCACCTGAGCAGCGTCCCTATTGGTCTACCGGAAGATCTCAAAGAGCTGCGATTGGACGAGAACCGGATCGCGGTTATCGCCGAGGAGGCGTTCAGGAATGTGACGAGGTTAGAGCGCCTCCTGCTGGATGGGAACCTGCTGACAGATGAGGGTGTGGCGCCTGGAACCTTCCAGGACCTGGTAATGCTCCGGGAGCTGTCGCTGGCACGGAACTCCCTCACCTACCCACCCCCGCTGCTCCCGGGGGACGTTCTGGTGAAGCTGAACTTTCAGGATAATCAGATGAATGAGATCCCTGTGACGTCCTTCGAGGGACTGAGAAGGCTAGAGAGGCTGGATATTTCCAACAACCAGCTGCAGTCCCTGACACAGGGGGTCTTTGACGGCCTCGTCAGCCTCAGACAGCTCACTGTTCGGAACAACCTTTGGCTGTGTGACTGCAGCATTAACTGGGTCATACTGTGGTTAAAGTCCCTGCCAACCTCCCTCAACGTGCGCGGCTTCATGTGCCAAAAGCCTGAGATGGTCCGTGGCATGGTAATCAGAGAGCTGAACACTGAGCTGATCCAGTGCCCTCACAGCACCACGACTACCCCGCCGCCCATCAACCTGCCCCCCACCTCACCAGGCCTCACCTCCCGCTCCCCTCCCTCCTCGACAGACTCCCCATCAGACatgcactccctctctcccccctccaagctcccctcctcacccacacatcacccccctctcttctcttcttcccctCCCAGAGACCGGGAACAGAGGACTAACCTGCCACCTCTGGACCCAGAGCGGGAGAACCTGCAGATCAAGTTCACCATACTCAACGGTTCAGCCATCCACGTCAGCTGGGTGGCCTCCTTCCCTGTCACAGCCTACAAGGTCACCTGGGCCAAGATGGGTCCCAGTCTGTCTGGAGACACGGTCCGGGATAGGATGGTGGGAGGTGAGCACCGGGGCATACGGTTGGCCAACCTCGAGCCTAAATCCACCTACCGGATCTGTGTCATCCCCTTAGACGCGTTCAATAACTACCGGCCCAAGGATGATACAGTGTGTTCAGAGGCTGTGACTAAGCCGGTCTCCTATGGTCCAGATAATAATAAAGGTCCGTTGTGGCCGGAGCAGGCCACCCAGCAGGACCCTAGCTCTCCCTTCCTCCTTGCTGGCCTCATTGGAGGCGCTGTGATCGTTGTCCTGGTGCTTCTCCTCAGCATATTCTGCTGGCACATGCACAAGAAGGACCGGTCGTCCTCGACCAATTGGAAATACAACAAGGGCAGGAGAAAAGATGACTATGGAGAGGCAGGGACCAAAAAGGATAACTCTATACTGGAAATGACAGAGACCAGCTTCCAGATAGTGTCCCTGAACAACGAGCAGCTCCTGAAGGGAGACTACCGCATACAGCCCATGTATACCCCTAATGGGGGCATAGGCTTCAGAGACTTCCCTGTGGGGAACAATAGCACAGTATACTGCAAGAACAATGTTCAAGCAGACACAGACTTTTGCCGTGCATGA